A single genomic interval of Spirosoma linguale DSM 74 harbors:
- a CDS encoding NADH-ubiquinone/plastoquinone oxidoreductase chain 3 (PFAM: NADH-ubiquinone/plastoquinone oxidoreductase chain 3~KEGG: scl:sce9058 NADH dehydrogenase (ubiquinone)) gives MLSHFGIILLFILAAFAFIAIVLFVARLLRPNRPNIEKNSTYESGEEPIGNANVQFNIRFYVVALVFVLFDVELAFLFPWATVFGQERLIKATGGLWGWFALTEAILFVVVLGLGLAYVWAKGHLDWVKPQPKIPSVETKVPAQLYQRVNERYKRGV, from the coding sequence ATGCTTTCTCACTTCGGCATTATACTGCTGTTTATTCTGGCTGCGTTTGCGTTCATTGCCATCGTGCTCTTTGTAGCGCGTTTGCTGCGTCCGAATCGGCCAAATATTGAAAAAAACAGTACGTATGAGTCGGGCGAAGAGCCGATCGGGAATGCCAACGTGCAGTTCAATATCCGGTTTTATGTGGTGGCGCTGGTCTTTGTGCTGTTCGATGTCGAACTGGCTTTCCTGTTTCCGTGGGCTACCGTATTTGGTCAGGAACGGCTTATCAAGGCTACGGGTGGCTTGTGGGGCTGGTTTGCGCTAACCGAAGCTATTCTCTTCGTGGTTGTTCTAGGACTGGGCCTTGCCTACGTTTGGGCCAAAGGGCATCTCGACTGGGTAAAACCCCAACCGAAAATTCCGTCCGTAGAAACCAAAGTGCCCGCACAACTGTATCAGAGGGTAAACGAACGATACAAACGTGGCGTCTGA
- a CDS encoding NADH-quinone oxidoreductase, B subunit (KEGG: scl:sce9059 NADH dehydrogenase (ubiquinone)~TIGRFAM: NADH-quinone oxidoreductase, B subunit~PFAM: NADH ubiquinone oxidoreductase 20 kDa subunit) — protein sequence MYLAIRLNFFSSMTSPSTTDKTGEASVIMMHSEDLLNWSREKSMWPMSFGLACCAIEMMQAFAASYDLERFGIFPRPSPRQSDIMIVSGTVTFKMADRIRRLYEQMAEPRYVISMGSCSNCGGPYWQHGYHVVKGVDRIIPVDVYVPGCPPRPEALIDGFIKLQEKIRTEHPLARD from the coding sequence ATGTACTTGGCAATCCGTTTAAACTTCTTTTCCAGCATGACCTCTCCGTCAACAACCGATAAAACAGGCGAAGCCAGTGTAATCATGATGCATTCCGAAGACCTGCTGAACTGGTCGCGGGAGAAGTCGATGTGGCCCATGAGCTTTGGGCTTGCCTGCTGCGCCATTGAAATGATGCAGGCGTTTGCGGCCAGTTATGACCTCGAACGATTTGGAATTTTCCCACGCCCTTCCCCCCGCCAGTCCGACATCATGATTGTGTCCGGCACGGTGACCTTTAAAATGGCGGACCGCATCCGGCGACTCTACGAACAAATGGCAGAGCCCCGCTATGTTATTTCGATGGGTTCATGCTCAAATTGTGGCGGCCCGTACTGGCAGCATGGGTATCATGTGGTAAAGGGAGTCGACCGTATTATTCCGGTAGATGTTTATGTGCCCGGTTGCCCACCCCGGCCGGAAGCATTGATCGACGGGTTTATTAAGCTACAGGAGAAGATCCGGACGGAACACCCGCTTGCCAGGGATTAA
- a CDS encoding hypothetical protein (KEGG: dal:Dalk_4210 hypothetical protein) produces the protein MKLLTVQPALPDIHATADSNKSYRRYFLVICLLYLVIAAVLAVLVRWGVMDEDFHLESSLPFAKSGVNNTTLYNHVPPTGVSSHIWFAAWVWLFPGITYVGLRLITCAFLVVLVAWTYTHMKTLSTDAQRKVLAATLFMLAFPYFFLSVSTVMTEGPSMLYLIAGLLLLSISRLQRLLPFFLGCLFLGLTTISRFYYIPLLPALAVVLFVTDWKEFIKTGTKSITTNKVLMYLAIAVSLLPLVGLIVLWGGMTPPAFHQWSKLRSGISFNAFRPVSSLTLVGIYAAPAVLVNVNWRSKGIRSIVLISLGLALVLALFRVNLLHDSSSVNDVFSGPIEHTLAWFTARGNLVLSLGMFGIYGLSFLSLAVVGEKVIRYIRQQDFSDGGLVFSIVFVVFFIASQAFVGGNHPFFDRYLAHPWPFMGYILVALFPKFLNTRTYLVLAAYTVLSVMILVKWGIHQDSLGFIGASSSGAVMDSETGTGRKTGVGRRSVGYTV, from the coding sequence ATGAAACTATTAACGGTTCAGCCTGCTTTGCCCGATATTCATGCTACAGCTGACAGTAACAAATCGTACCGGCGGTACTTTCTGGTCATCTGCCTTTTATACCTGGTAATAGCTGCGGTACTCGCCGTACTGGTTAGGTGGGGCGTAATGGACGAAGATTTTCATCTGGAATCCAGCCTGCCATTTGCCAAATCCGGGGTCAATAACACGACCCTGTACAACCACGTGCCGCCCACCGGCGTATCCAGCCACATCTGGTTCGCAGCATGGGTCTGGTTGTTTCCTGGTATTACCTATGTTGGTCTGCGGTTGATTACCTGCGCTTTTCTGGTCGTTCTGGTCGCTTGGACGTATACGCACATGAAGACCCTCTCGACGGACGCTCAGCGGAAGGTGCTGGCGGCTACGTTATTCATGCTGGCGTTTCCCTACTTTTTTCTGAGCGTCTCTACCGTCATGACGGAGGGGCCTTCCATGCTGTACCTGATTGCCGGTTTGCTGCTGCTGTCGATTTCACGGCTTCAGCGGTTATTGCCCTTTTTCCTCGGATGCCTGTTTCTTGGGCTGACAACCATCTCGCGGTTCTACTATATTCCGTTGCTGCCTGCTCTGGCGGTAGTGTTGTTTGTGACAGACTGGAAGGAGTTTATTAAAACGGGCACCAAAAGCATCACAACCAACAAAGTGCTGATGTATCTGGCCATCGCCGTTAGTCTGCTTCCACTCGTTGGTTTAATTGTACTCTGGGGCGGCATGACACCACCAGCTTTTCACCAGTGGTCGAAGCTGCGCTCGGGCATTAGCTTTAACGCGTTTCGCCCCGTTTCATCCCTTACGCTGGTCGGTATCTATGCCGCCCCGGCGGTATTGGTCAATGTGAACTGGCGGTCGAAAGGCATCCGCTCCATCGTGTTGATTTCACTAGGCCTGGCACTGGTGCTGGCACTATTCAGAGTCAATCTTCTTCACGATTCGTCATCGGTCAATGATGTGTTCAGCGGACCCATCGAGCACACGTTGGCCTGGTTTACGGCGCGGGGTAACCTGGTGCTATCGCTGGGTATGTTTGGTATTTATGGCCTGAGTTTCCTTAGTCTGGCGGTTGTGGGCGAGAAAGTTATACGATACATTCGGCAGCAGGATTTCAGCGATGGCGGCCTGGTGTTTTCGATTGTGTTTGTGGTATTTTTTATCGCATCGCAGGCGTTCGTCGGGGGAAATCATCCGTTTTTCGACCGCTACCTTGCCCATCCGTGGCCATTTATGGGCTACATATTAGTTGCATTGTTCCCCAAATTTCTAAATACCAGAACGTATCTTGTTCTGGCGGCTTACACCGTGCTTTCCGTTATGATTCTGGTGAAATGGGGGATTCACCAGGATTCATTAGGCTTTATCGGGGCGTCATCGTCGGGTGCTGTAATGGACTCGGAAACGGGCACCGGTCGTAAAACGGGGGTGGGTCGGCGAAGCGTTGGGTACACCGTATAG
- a CDS encoding major facilitator superfamily MFS_1 (PFAM: major facilitator superfamily MFS_1; General substrate transporter~KEGG: glo:Glov_3237 major facilitator superfamily MFS_1) — protein MAIPTVSSTQKTPETGLFGLPVIVAALGYFVDIYDLLLFGIVRVPSLKDLGLTPDQISTVGASILNWQMGGLLLGGILWGIIGDKKGRLSVLFGSIITYSIANIACGFVKHITFMDPSTYYALMRFVAGIGLAGELGAGITLVSEVLPKEKRAIGTSLVAGIGLFGAVVAYFTVKLFDWQTAFFVGGGLGFGLLLLRVGVVESGMFKDVSDQKHVNRGDFLSFFTNADRFSRYLKCIGIGLPTWFVIGILATFSNEFGKAFGISEEIQPGLAIMWCYVGLATGDLASGFISHALESRKKGVAVLMAIALVFSLVYLFTGIQSSTALYGLCLAMGFGIGYWAMFVTIGAEQFGTNLRATAATTVPNMVRGLVIPMTLSYQALKPSLAVINAGAIVGLVCFIIGFYSILTIPETHGKDLNYLEE, from the coding sequence ATGGCTATTCCTACTGTCTCTTCTACCCAGAAAACGCCCGAAACCGGTTTATTTGGCTTACCCGTTATTGTAGCTGCCCTGGGTTACTTTGTTGATATCTACGATTTACTCCTCTTCGGCATTGTTCGCGTACCCAGTTTAAAAGACCTGGGCCTCACCCCCGATCAAATCTCGACCGTAGGTGCCAGTATCCTCAACTGGCAAATGGGCGGTCTGTTACTGGGTGGCATATTGTGGGGCATCATCGGCGACAAGAAGGGACGCCTTTCGGTGCTGTTCGGGAGCATCATTACCTATTCGATTGCCAACATTGCCTGCGGGTTTGTCAAGCATATTACGTTTATGGACCCGTCCACGTATTACGCCCTCATGCGATTTGTGGCGGGTATCGGGCTGGCGGGTGAGCTGGGCGCGGGTATTACGCTGGTGAGTGAAGTCCTGCCGAAAGAGAAACGGGCGATTGGCACATCGCTGGTGGCCGGAATCGGGCTTTTCGGGGCAGTAGTAGCGTATTTTACTGTAAAGTTATTCGATTGGCAAACGGCATTTTTTGTCGGGGGCGGGTTGGGCTTCGGCCTGCTGCTGCTGCGGGTAGGCGTAGTCGAATCGGGTATGTTTAAAGACGTCAGCGACCAGAAGCACGTCAACCGGGGCGATTTCCTCTCGTTCTTCACCAATGCCGATCGGTTTAGCCGTTACCTCAAATGCATTGGCATCGGCTTGCCCACCTGGTTTGTTATTGGCATTCTGGCTACGTTCAGCAATGAGTTTGGTAAGGCATTCGGCATCTCCGAAGAAATTCAGCCGGGGCTGGCCATCATGTGGTGTTATGTCGGGCTGGCCACCGGCGATCTGGCAAGTGGTTTTATCAGCCACGCGCTCGAATCGCGCAAAAAAGGAGTCGCGGTTCTTATGGCGATTGCGCTGGTCTTCAGTCTCGTTTACCTTTTCACCGGCATCCAGTCTTCCACGGCGCTGTACGGACTTTGTCTGGCTATGGGCTTCGGTATTGGCTATTGGGCCATGTTCGTAACCATCGGTGCCGAGCAGTTTGGTACCAACCTACGCGCAACAGCCGCAACTACGGTACCTAATATGGTGCGTGGTCTGGTAATTCCCATGACGCTGTCCTATCAGGCCCTCAAGCCGTCATTAGCCGTCATTAACGCCGGGGCTATCGTCGGGCTGGTTTGCTTCATAATCGGCTTCTACTCCATCCTGACCATCCCCGAAACCCACGGTAAGGATTTGAATTACCTGGAGGAGTAA
- a CDS encoding major facilitator superfamily MFS_1 (PFAM: major facilitator superfamily MFS_1; General substrate transporter~KEGG: glo:Glov_3237 major facilitator superfamily MFS_1) — protein MQAISPSRVSLRPLLALPVIVSALGFFVDVYDMLIFSIVRVPSLQSLGLSEAEVSQAGTFILNCQQAGLVVGGFLWGVLGDKRGRMSVLFGSILTYSLTNIACGFVQDVNTYALLRFIAGVGLSGEIGAAIVLVSEILPKEIRSYGSSIVAGIGYLGAGVAYLTVEYFNWRTAFWVGGGMGLVLLLLRVSVFESGVFNRMKNEHEEVSRGNFLQFFSSWPQAIKYLRCVSVGIPTWFIVGILATFANEFGQALGIAEVVKPGRCVMMVYVGLAGGDLLSGPLSHWLQSRLKAITGLLIFSALCSGVYLFGGIHTAGGLYTICLLAGFCTGYIAMYLTMVAELYGTNLRNTATTSVPSVVRGALIPMTLLFQALKPSMGTLLAAGLLGLIVYGVTFWSLSRMDETFGKDLDFVEKP, from the coding sequence ATGCAAGCCATTTCCCCGTCCCGCGTATCATTGCGCCCGTTACTGGCCCTACCGGTCATCGTATCGGCTTTAGGCTTCTTCGTAGATGTATATGACATGCTGATTTTCAGTATTGTGCGAGTACCGAGCCTGCAATCCCTGGGGCTGTCGGAAGCGGAGGTTTCGCAGGCGGGTACATTCATTCTCAACTGCCAGCAAGCCGGGCTGGTTGTAGGCGGCTTTTTGTGGGGAGTGCTGGGCGATAAACGTGGACGCATGTCGGTGCTGTTTGGTAGCATCCTTACGTATTCGCTTACGAACATTGCGTGCGGCTTTGTGCAGGACGTAAATACGTACGCCCTGCTGCGTTTTATAGCGGGTGTCGGCCTGTCGGGTGAAATCGGGGCGGCTATCGTTCTCGTATCCGAGATTTTACCCAAAGAAATTCGAAGCTATGGCTCGTCGATTGTGGCGGGCATTGGTTACCTCGGCGCGGGCGTGGCGTACCTGACCGTAGAATACTTCAACTGGCGAACGGCCTTCTGGGTCGGGGGCGGCATGGGCCTTGTACTGCTGCTGCTGCGGGTGAGCGTGTTCGAGTCGGGGGTTTTTAACCGTATGAAAAATGAACATGAGGAAGTCAGCCGGGGGAATTTCCTGCAATTCTTCAGTAGTTGGCCGCAAGCCATCAAGTACCTGCGCTGCGTGTCGGTTGGCATCCCTACCTGGTTTATTGTGGGTATTCTGGCCACGTTTGCCAACGAGTTCGGGCAGGCGCTGGGCATTGCTGAGGTGGTAAAGCCGGGGCGCTGTGTCATGATGGTATACGTAGGGCTGGCCGGGGGCGATCTGCTGAGCGGTCCGTTGAGTCATTGGCTGCAATCGCGTCTGAAGGCCATTACGGGCTTGTTGATCTTCAGTGCCCTGTGTAGCGGTGTGTATCTGTTCGGCGGTATTCACACTGCGGGCGGCTTATATACGATCTGTTTGCTGGCAGGCTTCTGCACTGGCTACATTGCTATGTACCTGACGATGGTGGCCGAACTGTACGGCACCAATCTACGTAATACGGCCACGACCTCGGTACCCAGCGTGGTGCGAGGCGCGCTGATTCCGATGACGTTACTTTTTCAAGCGTTAAAGCCGTCTATGGGGACTTTACTGGCAGCCGGATTACTTGGCCTCATCGTTTATGGGGTAACATTCTGGTCATTAAGCCGCATGGACGAAACCTTCGGGAAAGACCTCGACTTCGTGGAAAAGCCTTAA